One window from the genome of Natronomonas pharaonis DSM 2160 encodes:
- a CDS encoding quinone-dependent dihydroorotate dehydrogenase, translating into MGLYQLLKPALFQLDAETAHGLGHRVLDGIQGTPLERIVADYCTVVDPRLRVDAFGQTFPNPVGVAAGFDKNAEIPDALGALGFGHVEVGGVTAEPQAGNPRPRMFRLAEDRALINRMGFNNDGADIVGERLAATDCRVPVGVNIGKSKSAANDDAEADYQYTYERVADGGDYFVVNVSSPNTPGLRELQSRDRLESILGTLQDDGASPLLVKLSPDLTDAAIEDAIEVVEDLGLDGIIATNTTTKRPASLHSDAADEEGGLSGAPITDESTDIVRFIAKRTDKPIVGVGGIDDAESAYEKIRNGASVVQLYTGLVYEGPTIARDINRGLLKLLERDGFASVEDAVGVDI; encoded by the coding sequence ATGGGCCTCTATCAGCTCCTCAAGCCGGCGCTGTTCCAGCTCGACGCCGAGACGGCGCACGGCCTCGGCCACCGCGTTCTCGACGGTATCCAAGGGACACCGCTGGAGCGGATTGTCGCCGACTACTGCACCGTCGTCGACCCCCGGCTACGGGTCGACGCCTTCGGCCAGACGTTCCCGAACCCGGTCGGCGTCGCTGCCGGCTTCGACAAGAACGCTGAGATACCGGACGCCTTGGGTGCGCTCGGGTTCGGCCACGTTGAGGTCGGCGGTGTCACGGCCGAGCCGCAGGCCGGCAACCCTCGTCCGCGGATGTTCCGGCTTGCCGAGGACCGGGCGCTGATAAACCGGATGGGCTTCAACAACGACGGTGCCGATATCGTCGGCGAACGGCTCGCGGCGACCGACTGCCGCGTTCCTGTCGGCGTCAACATTGGCAAGTCGAAATCGGCAGCCAACGACGACGCCGAGGCCGACTACCAGTACACCTACGAGCGCGTCGCCGATGGCGGCGACTACTTCGTCGTCAACGTCTCCTCGCCCAATACGCCCGGACTACGCGAACTGCAGTCTCGCGACCGACTGGAATCGATTCTCGGGACGCTTCAGGACGACGGCGCAAGCCCGCTTCTCGTCAAGCTCTCGCCGGACCTCACGGACGCCGCAATCGAAGACGCAATCGAGGTCGTCGAGGACCTCGGGCTGGACGGTATTATCGCGACCAACACCACGACCAAGCGTCCGGCATCCCTCCACAGTGATGCTGCCGACGAGGAGGGCGGGCTCTCCGGAGCGCCGATAACCGATGAATCGACCGACATCGTCCGGTTCATCGCCAAGCGGACCGACAAGCCGATCGTCGGGGTTGGCGGCATCGACGACGCCGAAAGCGCCTACGAGAAGATACGCAACGGCGCAAGCGTCGTCCAATTATACACGGGATTGGTCTACGAGGGGCCGACTATCGCCCGCGATATCAACCGCGGGTTGCTCAAGCTGCTCGAACGGGACGGGTTTGCGTCGGTAGAAGACGCAGTCGGCGTCGATATCTAG
- a CDS encoding DUF5611 family protein, whose amino-acid sequence MEEYKMRRGEYLEERVPDMEATIEEYFGPITGTEEYKGNDLHVVADPDNPVFNRVVAGTMSYSSKKDKLAVDFDERELEELMETGDVDAAADANNAKNDFLLECTGRDAKARRESMKRAVEDDAETPDNV is encoded by the coding sequence ATGGAAGAGTACAAGATGCGACGTGGGGAGTACCTCGAAGAGCGCGTCCCCGACATGGAGGCGACGATTGAGGAGTACTTCGGGCCGATTACTGGCACTGAAGAGTACAAGGGCAACGACCTGCACGTGGTTGCGGACCCGGACAACCCTGTATTCAACCGTGTCGTAGCGGGGACAATGAGCTATTCGAGCAAGAAGGACAAGCTCGCTGTCGACTTCGACGAGCGGGAGCTCGAAGAACTCATGGAGACGGGCGATGTTGACGCGGCGGCCGACGCCAACAACGCCAAGAACGACTTCCTGCTTGAGTGTACGGGCCGGGACGCCAAGGCCCGCCGTGAATCGATGAAACGCGCTGTCGAAGACGACGCCGAGACGCCGGACAACGTCTAG